A region of the Candidatus Paceibacterota bacterium genome:
TCGGCCCAGAAGTCGGACTTCAACATCTCCGCTTCAAGCTCGTCGATCTTCTTTTGTAGGTCTGCTTTCTCGGTCATAATATAGATATATCAAGTATAACAGACTTAAATACACAAGGACCGCCCTTGTATTTTGTACAAGGGCGGTCCTTGTATACGCTTCGTTTCGGAGCCACCTCGCGGGTTCGAACCGCGGACCTTCTCGTTACGAGTGAGATGCTCTACCAACTGAGCTAAGGTGGCATCGGAGCGCACGGAGAATCACGCACCGACGCTTCCTGGAGCCACCCGCCGGGATTGAACCGGCGACCTCACCCTTACCATGGGTGCGCTCTACCAACTGAGCTAGGGCGGCTTATTTCAATACTTTGATAGCAGCTGCTATCATAGCATGTAATTTTTTATTGTAAAAATATATCGTAATAATGTCATAAACCAAGAAAAATAAATACCCCGCACATGCGGGGTATTTATTTTTCTTGTTGCGGGGCCTGGAATCGAACCAGGGTCTGGAGGTTATGAGCCTCCCGAGGTACCTCTCCTCTACCCCGCGATATAACTATTTTTAGAGAGTATTTCTCCTTGATCAGTCCATAACCTCCAGAGGTTATGAGTCATTTGATCTTTCTGCGAGGTACCTCTCCTCTACCCCGCGATATATCTTCATGCTTCGAGTTGAGGAGCTCATAAAAACGCTCTACGAGCGCTTGAAGAAAAGATACCACAGTATCAAACATGACGCAATGAAACGTTGAACAATCCCTGGTTTAATGGTATTTTATTGATACGAGCTCGAAAGAGCTCTTTTCCTTGCCGGGGTAGCTCAGTTGGTTAGAGCGTAGGACTCATAAACCTAAGGTCGGCAGTTCAATTCTGCCCCTCGGCACCAAGACAGAGCCTACTTTTTTTGGTAGACTTTGTCTCATGCGGGTGTAGCTCAGCTGGTTAGAGCGTCCGCCTGTCACGCGGAAGGCCGTGGGTTCAAGTCCCATCACTCGCGCATAAAACACTTAGACCCCAACGCATCCGCGTTGGGGTCTAAGTGTTTTACAGAGACGTCGCACGTAACGAGGAGGACAACACCACCGCTTGCGCATCTTCTTGTGTTACTCTTGGATGAAGAAGAACTCCTTGAAGACCTGGCGGTAGAGATCGATGATGCGGAGCGCTTCGCGCTTATTAAGCGGGTATGCTGATCCTTCATGCGCAATCCGGTTGCGCACCTTGTGCGCCTCCCATGCTTGGTCAATAGTGCGGAAGTCGCTCCTCTCGATGCCCTTCATCCGCTCGCCAAGCGTATCCCCAGGGTAGCCTGCACGCAGCACAATATCATCAAGGATCGTGTCTGCTTCAATGATTGCGTGTCGCCAGTCGTTCGGATTCTCCGAATGTATGTGCTGCAAGACACCTTGCCATCTCTCATCGGGCGCCACTCTGCTAGCAGTCTCCTCGACCACGTCCCTTTCCTTGGGACCATACTGTGAAAACTCAGCCCTGCGTATCTGTTTGAGTCTGATGTATGAATATATAATACCCGTGAGAAGCAGAAGCGAGACAAGAGTTGATACTATCTTCACTCCATCCCAGAAGAGGATCAATTCACGAGGAATAGCAAGCCCGTCAGCCGCGCTACCTTGCCCGGTGATAAACCGATAGATCAGAAGGAAGAGATACTCAAGATTGAGGTAGAATAATTCCATTCGTTTTATTATACCGCGTGGGCGCGTTACGCTTCAACGGATCGCCCTGCGTCAAAAAGATACTTCTCGTGAAATGCGGGTGCAAGGAACTGAATCCCAACAGGAAGCGAACTCCCCTCTCGATCAACTGTACCCGACGGTACCGAGATTGCCGGCATGCCGGTAAGGTTTGCGGTCACCGTAAAGATGTCGAGAAGGTACATTGAAAGCGGGTCACTCTTCTCACCAATCTTAAATGCGGGGATCGGGCTCGTTGGTGTTGCAATCACATCAACCTTCTCAAGTGCAGCCTCATAATCTTTGCGAATGAGTCCACGAAGCGCCTGTGCTTTGTTGTAATACGCGTCGTAGTACCCGGCGGAGAGTACGTGGGTACCGAGAAGTATTCGGCGGCGCACCTCAGGGCCGAACCCAGCACTGCGACTCTTCGCATATTCGTCATCAACCCCGGTACCATCAAAGTGAAGTCCATAGCGCACCCCGTCGAAACGCGAGAGGTTTGTGGAAACTTCTGCAGGGATGATGATGTAGTACGCGGCGAGCGCATATTTAGCGTTCGGTAGCTCAATATCAACAATCTCATACCCGTCAGCTTCGAGTTTGGCAAGCGTTCCTTCAAAATTCTCAAGCACATCAGGGTCAACACCCTCCTCGAGAAGCGCACGTGGCACACCAATCTTCTTTGGTTTCTTTGACACTTCTGTATAAAAACTATCCGGAGTGGATGTGCTGTCTTTTGGATCGTTCCCCCGAATCGCGTTGAAGATCATCTCTGCACCATCAACAGTGTGTGTGATTGGTCCGATCTGATCGAAGGAAGAACCCATCGCGATAAGACCAAGACGGGAAACTGCTCCGTAGGTGGGTTTGAGTCCGACGACTCCACAGAGACTTGCCGGCTGACGGATCGAACCACCAGTGTCCGAGCCAAGCGCTGCAAGCGCAAGCACACCGCCGACCGCTGCAGCGGAGCCGCCCGATGAACCGCCTGCGACACGAGTTTCATCATGCGGATTCTTGGTCACCCCAAAGGCGGAGTTCTCGGTCGAAGCTCCCATAGCAAACTCATCTAAATTGGTCCGCCCCAAGAAGACTACTCTTTGTTCCTTTAGCTTCTTGATCACGGTTGCATCGTATGTCGCAGTGTAGTTCTCAAGCATCTTCGATGCTGCGCTCACTTTTCTTCCTTTGATAAGAATGTTGTCTTTAACACCGAGCGGGATTCCGGTGAGCGGACCCGGTTTCCCCTCTGCAATCAACTCGTCAGCGGCATTCGCCTGCTCAATGACATCATCAAATACTTCAAGGTACGCATTGAGTCCTTCGCGCTCTTTTATCCTCGCCAGAAATGCTTCAGCGAGCGCTACTGCAGAATATTCACCAGCATCAAGAGCTGCGCGCACTTTCGGTATGGTGAGTTTCTCTATATCTATAACTGCCATACTACCTTTGATCAAGAATCTTCTTTACCTCGATATAGTTATCACGTGTCTTCGGCGCCTCGGCGAGGAGCTCCTCGGTGTAAATACCCGGAGCATGCGGCTCTCCGTCTTCTCGCATGATGTTGCGAAGCGTGTCCACCTCTGGTGTGAGGTCAGCCGGAATCGATTGGATCTGCTCGACGTACCCCAAGATGGCGCCGATGTCTTCTTTAAGCGCTAACCGTTCCTCTGGAGTCAGAGAGATGCGGCTGAGTGTCGCAAGTTTTTCAATGTGGGCTTCGTCCATATGTGGTCATTAAGTAATATAGAGCATACCGCTATGCGGCGAGGAGTGCAACGAACTCATCTTCAGAAAGAGTTGGCACACCAAGCGTACGCGCCGTGTCATATTTCGACCCCGGGTTTGCGCCGGCAACCACATAGCTTGTTCTCTTCGAGACTGAACTTGATATCTCACCTCCTTCGGCGCGAATGCGTTGCATTGCTTCGTCTCGCGTCATTTGAGCGAGTGTTCCGGTGAGCACAAAGGTCTTTCCTGAGAGCGTCGAGCCCTTGAGCTTCTTCTCTTTAACGATCGTTATATACCGAAGGAGTCTATCGAGAAGTTCTTTATGTCCTGTCTCCCTAAACCAGGTATAGATGGAGTGTGCCACCACACTACCGATACCTGGGACCTGCTCAAGCGCTTCAAGGGATGCGCCGGAAACTCGCTCGAGAGACCCAAAATGCTCCGCGAGATCATACGCAGTCTCCTCACCGACCTGCTCGATAGAGAGACTGATCAAAAAGCGCGGAAGTGTTGTCTGCCGAGCTCGACGAATGGCAGCAACCAAATTCTGTGCTGACCTTTCTTTAAAACCGGGTAGTGCGGTGATGTCACCTTCTTCAAGGGTAAAAATGTCGTCATAGGAGCTCACGAGCCCCTCTTCAAGCAACAGGTCGATGATGCGCGGACCAAGACCATCAATGTCGAGTGATTTTTTTGAGACAAAGTGGTAGAACTTTCGCTTCTGCTGCTCAAATGAATTCTTGTTTACGCACCGATGGGCTGCCTGACCTTCAATGCGCTCTACGCGCCCATCGCCGCCGCACTCGGGAACATGGGTGGGGAAACGATACGGCTTCTCCTCTCCAGTGCGAAACTCAGTGAGAACCGAGACAATCTCGGGGATAACATCACCCGCCTTTTGTAAAACAATTGTATCGCCAACACGCACATCGAGTCGCCTGATCTCATCTTCGTTGTGGAGGGTCGCGCGCGAGACAGTCGAGCCTGCAACTGAGACCGGCTTTAGATGTGCAACCGGGGTAAGGACGCCGGTCCTTCCGATCTGGAGTACAATATCCTCAACAATAGTTGTGACCTGTTCTGCGGGGAACTTGTACGCAATTGCGAAACGAGGTGCTTTGCCGGTGTATCCAAGAATGTCCTGATGCTGTTTTTTGGCGACCTTGATCACAATGCCGTCAATCAAATAGTCTTGGCGCTCACTTTGTTTCCGCCACTTCTCCCAGTACACAAACACATCTTCAACTGATTTACACAACTTCGCGTGCGGATTCGTCTTAAAACCAAGTTCTTGGAGTAGCGCGAGTTCAGCAATCTGGTCCTTGGGAGATGTGCCTGCAATCGACCCGATGTCATATATAAAACTATCGAGCTTACGTGCTTGCGCCACCTTCGGGTCAAGTTGGCGAATCGAGCCGGCGGCAGCGTTGCGTGGATTCGCAAACGGCTGCTCACCCATCTCCTCTCGCTCACGATTGATCCGTGCGAGCTCACGCTTGCCGAGCCACACTTCACCAACAACAACCATGTCGATCTCTTTGCGGAGCTTAAGTGGTATCGACTCGATTGTGCGCACGTTGTGGGTGACATCTTCTCCCACCTTCCCGTCACCGCGCGTCGCGGCGGTCACCAGATCCCCTTTCTTGTAGGTGAGCACCACCTTCAGCCCGTCAATCTTGAGCTCACAGGCATACTCGGGGACAACATCTTCGCCGGTCTCCTTCTTAAGAAAAGAGCGCACCCGCGTATCAAACGCGCGAATATCATCTTCTGAGAACGCATCGTTAAACGACCATTGCTCTACGGTGTGTGCTACCTTCTTGAAACCGGGAAGCGGCTCCCCGGCCACACGTTGTGTAGGTGAGGAAGAAGTAACAAGCTCGGGATACTGTCCTTCAAGCTTAACGAGCTCGTCTTTCAGAGAATCAAGCGCAGCTGGACTAATCTCCTCAATGTCGCGCACATGGTACTGATGGCGATAATAGTCAATCTGTTCGCGGAGTTTCTCTACCCGCTGTGTTACTTCCTTGGGAACTGACATGTCTCTTATTATACTCCAATTGAACGGCGTGTCTCAAAATGAGCAGATCCAACGAGCAGAAACGCTCTGACACGAAATACTCCTGTCTGTAAGCAGGCTTTTGTCTAAACAATATTGAAAAACACAGAAACGGTGCCCCTTTGAGGACTCGCTAATAGGTCACGCGTATCGCGCGCTCAATTCGGCGTGGGTTCTCGGTATTCCCACATGACGTGTTGTATCCTTTCGACTCTATTTTTGTGCGTGGGTGCGTCTCCTTTTTCGTTACAGAGACGATTGTACAGAAGCCATCCACCTCAAACTGAAATATACTCGGCACGTCATAACCCAGACCCCCAACATCGACTATTGATGCCCTGTTGCAGCTTATAGACGCCGTTGATGAGGTTGCAAAACTGTCCTGTTTCTGATCCCAGTAGAGCGCACACTCAGCACCAGTGTCTGCTGCGTAAAACGCGAACTGTGAGTCTCGCCCCGAGGATGAGAGGAGAAGCCCCTTGATGGTGATATTAAAGATTGCGAGTCCGATAGCAAGCAAAATACCAGCGATCAATACGGCAAGCAACAACGTAAATCCATCCTGGTCTCGGGTGGTATCGCGACATGATCCTGTATTCCTTTGTAATATTTTTTTTATCATCACTGGTGACTATTTACTGCCAATCAAATATATTCTCAGTAATACTAAAGGTTCGGCTGAACACTCCTGCACTCCACGAGAGAGTGATTGTTATCACCGCTTCTTGGGTATCGATGACCTCGACTGAAACCGATCGAACGAAATAACTCTCCTGGGCACCGCTATCGCCATAGCCATAGAAACCTGTCTCGGCGTTGTACTCAAGCGGCGGACACCCATCGACCGGACAAAGCTCCATATCACCGTCGATTGTATCAATCGTAAACGCCGCGCCATCCGTGCTGGCAAGACCATTGAGCCAGGAGAGTCCCGAGAGCGAATTTTCATCGCGCAGATTGCGAATATACTCAACTGCATCCTGTGCGAGATAAAAGGCAATAACCTGGTCTCGGGCAAATTGCGCCGTTGCGAGCCCGCGAGACGCGATAGTAAGCGGCGCACTAATTGAAAGAAGCAAGATTGATATTGCCACCAGGGTCTCGATTAAGGTAAATCCTCGTTGCTTTCCTTCAGTATTCTTTTGTAGTGTTTTCCTTCTCATAACGTATTGGTAGGCAGTGTTTACTACAAATCAAGAACGCGTTGCGATATTGTTGACTGCAAATTGAAATTGGTAACCGTCCGAGCACTCACTCCTGCAGAACCCTGAATAGTCATCACAATGCGTGGCTGCTTTGTGTCACCCTGTGTGGTGCCGACAACGTAAAATTTCATATCCTCAATAACCACCTCACTGGCAGTGATTGGAATAAATGTCGAACCACCATCTACCGACTTTTCAATACGGTTCGCAACGAAGCGATAAACGACCTGGTCCCCCGGATCGGCCGGATCACCATCAAACTTCTCAAACGCGACCAATACACCACCGCTCGCGCAATCCTCCGGTGAATCAAGGTCGGACGGCACCAATGTGTTGGTGCTGCAGTGGTACGTTGTACCGGCGCGCATATTTCGCGACATGTTTTCAAGTGCAAAATTCAGGTTGTCCTTAATCGAGTTAAGCGCCTGTGCTTTCCGGTTTGCTTCAACCAAAGAAAGAAGCGCACCAATACTAATGGTCATTACCACCGCAAAGAGCGCGACCGCGACCATGATCTCGATGAGTGTAAAACCTCTCTGTTTTCTTATCTCCTTCATATATTAAGATCCGGGCACAACGGATATCTGACCCGTAGATTCTACCGTCACCTCTCGTTCAGCCCCTTGCGGCGACCCCACAACAACTCGCGCACTCTGGTAGACTGTGCCTGCGTCGCCATCTACCCGAATATACGCATCTGGGTCAGGTCGCACAAACGTGATGTCCAGCACGTTGATATTGTCAGTGTCTGAGCATAGCTCGGTAGAGGATACTGTTGTCACACACACGCGTTTGATAGAAAAACCGCGACCGATATTGAAGACTTCTTGAGCTCCATCGTCAGCGTTGTAGATATAATTCTTATCGAGGTCGGCATAGATAAAGTAATCTTGCGGGCTATCCATGTCGAAGTGCACCCCGTAGCCAACATCAAACTGCCCAGAACCAAACCCAAACTCCCGAACCGAAAGACCAAATACCTGCGCCTGCCTAATCGAGAGCCCCACATCATATGCCAAGCTCCCAATGAGGACACTGCCACCAAACGCAGCATAGTTCACCAGCACCACAAGCGTAATCACAACCAGAATCCCAACCGAGACCACAAGCTCGATCATGGAGAAACCACCTTGTGGGTGCTTTGGTCTGATTCGTTGTACGCCGGTGTTCATAAGAGACCAAGGAGATTACCAATTGAGATATGCGAAAAATAAACAATAAAGAAGCTTACGATGATGAAGGGTGCGAACGGTATTTCATTTTTTATTGTAAGCGGTTTCATGCGGAAATACAATTTTCTTTTCCGCAAAAACTTTAAAAGTGCAAGCAAGAAGAGACTTACTGCCGCACCGATCCAAAAAGAAAATACGAATACGGTGATCCCTGCTTCAAGACCCAGCAACCACCCGATACCCAAAAAGAGTTTTGCGTCACCGAGACCAATCCACTTCCCGGAAGAGATATGCCAGAGCAACCACAAAGGGAAAGCGAGAAGCAAACCCGCACTTGCGTCAGAAGGTGTTGGTAAGACCAATGAATAATTTGCAAAATCAATAAAAAGAGAGAGGAATGCGAGAATGATAAAAGAGAATACGAACCTATCGGGAATGATTTTGTGTCGCAGATCATAGACAAGTATGACGACAAGCAACGAACTTACGAGAAACATGCTGAAAACCTCCAGTATTGGGCCGCCTTTGGAGAAGATCAGAAAGAAAAGTGTTGCGGTAGTTATCTCAACGAGTGGGTATTGCCATGAGATCAGACTCCCACATGCACGACATCTCCCTCGCTGAATCGCAAAAGAAAGCACCGGCAAGAGCTCAAGTGAAGAAAGTGTCTTCCCGCATGAAGCACATTGCGATCGCCCACCCAGATCTGTGCCGGTGTTGTGCCTCAATATGACCACATTGAGGAAACTCCCAATGATTGCACCGAAGATGAAGACAAATACGCTGAGCAGTATTTCCATTGGTATTGATTATACCACCCACCAATGAAAAACAGCTTGCCTGCGCAAGCTGTTTTTCTAGAATCCGAGTCCTATAGATCTAAAGACAACCTATGGTTTTACGTCGTAGATCGGATCAGTGCCGGCAAAGTCAGTGCCGCCATTGGTACACTCAGTGCCTGCTGATGCGTCAATGTCTGCGTTAAGCGCGGTATGAGAGGTGTTCTCGAGAGTCGCACCAAGGTGGTAGCTTGAACACGTTGAACCTGAACCAAGTGCCGCGTATGAGTACGCTGATCCACTCTGTGGATCGGTTGGTATTGCCGCGATGTAAGTTGATACCAAAGAAGCGGTTGAGGTTGGATAGTTTGCGTTTGAGTCGAAGTAGAGCTCAAGTGCGAGTTGTAGCTGTTTGACATCTGAGATGCGACGCGCATCGCGCGCCTTTTCTCGCGCACTATTAAGTGATGCGAGGACAACTGATGAGAGAATTCCAATAATAGCAATCACGACCAAGAGCTCAATGAGCGTGAATCCTTGTTTGTTTTTATGGGTCATATTATCTATAAGATGTTTAAGTATGGAGCAAAAGTATCACTCCGAATATTTCAAGCAAAATACCTGCTGCTTTTACTATAGTATACGCCTTTGTGCCCGAGGATACATTGAGCGCTTTGTGGATAACTAGGCACGACTATCGAAGAATCAATCATTAGAAAGCCGGCAAAACGCAACTTGGTGCGCTAAATGAGTTCGCTAACCGGTGATTAACAACGATTCTTAAATACCAGCAGAGATGTTATAGATTGGAATCAACACTGAGGCGAGAAGGAAACCAACCCCCAGGCCAAGAAGCACTATCATTATTGGCTCTATGAGATTGACTAGCGTATCCACTGCCGAATCAACCTCACGTCGGTAGAATTTAGCTAGCGTCTCAAGGATAGATCCAAGCTCGCCGGTCTCCTCGCCCACCTTGACCATCTGCACAAAGATGCCGGGGAATTCTTCGTGTTCTTGAAGTGCTTCTGAGAGTTGCACACCTCCTTTCACTTTTTCATTGATGTCGGAAAGTAGGTCTTCGTAAAGCGGGTTATTGACCACTGATGCGGTAATCTCAACTGCGCGCACCATCTGAATACCACTGGTGAGCATGGTGCTGAAGTTATCAGCAATTCGCGAGAGGAAGAGTGTTCGATAGAGGTCTCCGACATACGGTACTGAAAGTTGGAGCTCTGCGAGCGACAATTTACCGCGGCGCGTTCCTAAGAATCGCCATACGAAGAATGCACCAACTAAAAGTAGGATGATCAGAAACGCGCCGTAGTCGACTAGGAAGGTGCTCATGCCGATAACCACCTTTGTGTAAAAGGGGATGTCCTGCCCTGACTCAAGCAAAATGGCGGTCAGACGCGGAATGACCAACGTAAGCATGAGGATCATCACTGCAACAAACGTCGTGATCACAAATGCCGGATAGATGAGTGCGTTGCGTGCTTTCCTGCCAACCTCATATGATCGGTCGAGATAATCGGCAAGAAAGGTAAATGTCTTGTCTAACTTTCCAGTCTCCTCACCGGCACGCACCATGCCAACATAGAATGGGGAAAAGATCTTTTGATGTTTTGAAAACGCATTTGAGATTGTTGAACCACTCTGAAGGTCGTCAGCTACGGTAGCGAGTTTCTCGCCAAGTTTTTTATTTGGAGTCTCTGCTGAAAGCAATCGAAACACCCGAAGCGCTGAGACTTGCGCTTCAAAAAGAGTTGCGATCTGTCGTGAGAGGATCACGACGTCCTTGTTTGAGATCGGGTTAAAAATCGTGATTTCTTTATCAAGGATTCCCCCCGTCTCGCCTGCGGGCTTAATCGAAGTGATAGTCAGCCCACGACGCTGGAGAGAGTTGATTGCAACATCAACATTAATCGCGTCAATACTCCCCGACGACGTTTTTCCACTTTGGTCAATGACTTGATAAGTAAAAAGCATAGGATTATAGGTATTTCTCTAAAATCTGCGGGCTGAGCGATCGTGTATACGCGTTCTCGACACTAACTTCACCGCGTCTGACCAGTTCTGCAAGAGAACGATTCAGGTCGATCATGCCCTCTTCAGCACCAGTCTCGATAACTGTATTAATCTCATGGGTCCGCCTCTCGCGGATAAGGTTCGCAACGGCTTTGTTGTTGATTAAGAGTTCATACGCAGGAATAAGCCCGCCAGAGATACGGGGTACCAACCGCTGTGAGAAGATGCCCGCAAGCGAGACGGAAAGCTGAATGCGAATCTGCTCCTGCTGTCCGGGAGGAAAGGAATCTATGATGCGGTCGATGGTCTGCGCGGCGTTGTTTGTGTGAAGTGTTGAGAATACCAAGTGTCCGGTCTCGGCTGCGGTAACCGCTGCTGCCATGGTCTCCGGGCCACGCATCTCACCGATCATGATAACGTCAACGTCTTGTCTGAAGCTTGAGCGCAGCGCGGTCTGGAAGTCTTTGGTATCGATCCGCACCTCTCGCTGGTCGATCATTGCTTTCTTTTGCTCAAACACGTACTCGACCGGGTCTTCGATCGTAATAATATGCTCAGCCCGTTGTGTATTGATAAGCTCAATGAGTGAAGCGAGAGTCGTCGACTTCCCTTGCCCCACCGGACCAACCACAAGGAAGAAACCTTGCTCGCGCTGAGCGAAGTCCATCAAGACTGGCGGCAAACTAAGCTCTTCGAGGGTGCGGATCTCCTTTGGAATGAGGCGCAGCGCGATACTCACCGCACCGCGTTGAAAATAACCGTTACAGCGAAGGCGCGCCTTGCCTTCAAAGTCATATGAAAAATCGATCTCCTGGTCTCTGAGGAACCGCTCACGCTCCTCCTCGTTGATGAGCACTGAGATCAACCCGAGGGTGTCGTCTGCAGTGAGTACCGGTCGTGTGGTAAGCGGCGTCAACACACCTGAGACACGAATCGTCGGGTGGTTCTCCGCCGAGAGGTGCAGGTCCGAACCTCCCTCTTGCATGAGCGTGTCTATGAGATTCTTGATTTCTGATGCGTACTCCATTCTATATGTTCGTTATCATTATATTTGCGCGCTACGTCTGTGGCGACTCTGCCGGTTCTGACATCGCCGGCGCGACCGGAGACTCTGGCGCTTCTTCATCTTCAAGCAAAGTGCCACCAAGTGTATTCACGTCTTTGAAGGGGACAATC
Encoded here:
- the gatC gene encoding Asp-tRNA(Asn)/Glu-tRNA(Gln) amidotransferase subunit GatC; amino-acid sequence: MDEAHIEKLATLSRISLTPEERLALKEDIGAILGYVEQIQSIPADLTPEVDTLRNIMREDGEPHAPGIYTEELLAEAPKTRDNYIEVKKILDQR
- the gatA gene encoding Asp-tRNA(Asn)/Glu-tRNA(Gln) amidotransferase subunit GatA, which gives rise to MAVIDIEKLTIPKVRAALDAGEYSAVALAEAFLARIKEREGLNAYLEVFDDVIEQANAADELIAEGKPGPLTGIPLGVKDNILIKGRKVSAASKMLENYTATYDATVIKKLKEQRVVFLGRTNLDEFAMGASTENSAFGVTKNPHDETRVAGGSSGGSAAAVGGVLALAALGSDTGGSIRQPASLCGVVGLKPTYGAVSRLGLIAMGSSFDQIGPITHTVDGAEMIFNAIRGNDPKDSTSTPDSFYTEVSKKPKKIGVPRALLEEGVDPDVLENFEGTLAKLEADGYEIVDIELPNAKYALAAYYIIIPAEVSTNLSRFDGVRYGLHFDGTGVDDEYAKSRSAGFGPEVRRRILLGTHVLSAGYYDAYYNKAQALRGLIRKDYEAALEKVDVIATPTSPIPAFKIGEKSDPLSMYLLDIFTVTANLTGMPAISVPSGTVDREGSSLPVGIQFLAPAFHEKYLFDAGRSVEA
- a CDS encoding prepilin-type N-terminal cleavage/methylation domain-containing protein — its product is MNTGVQRIRPKHPQGGFSMIELVVSVGILVVITLVVLVNYAAFGGSVLIGSLAYDVGLSIRQAQVFGLSVREFGFGSGQFDVGYGVHFDMDSPQDYFIYADLDKNYIYNADDGAQEVFNIGRGFSIKRVCVTTVSSTELCSDTDNINVLDITFVRPDPDAYIRVDGDAGTVYQSARVVVGSPQGAEREVTVESTGQISVVPGS
- the ligA gene encoding NAD-dependent DNA ligase LigA, whose amino-acid sequence is MSVPKEVTQRVEKLREQIDYYRHQYHVRDIEEISPAALDSLKDELVKLEGQYPELVTSSSPTQRVAGEPLPGFKKVAHTVEQWSFNDAFSEDDIRAFDTRVRSFLKKETGEDVVPEYACELKIDGLKVVLTYKKGDLVTAATRGDGKVGEDVTHNVRTIESIPLKLRKEIDMVVVGEVWLGKRELARINREREEMGEQPFANPRNAAAGSIRQLDPKVAQARKLDSFIYDIGSIAGTSPKDQIAELALLQELGFKTNPHAKLCKSVEDVFVYWEKWRKQSERQDYLIDGIVIKVAKKQHQDILGYTGKAPRFAIAYKFPAEQVTTIVEDIVLQIGRTGVLTPVAHLKPVSVAGSTVSRATLHNEDEIRRLDVRVGDTIVLQKAGDVIPEIVSVLTEFRTGEEKPYRFPTHVPECGGDGRVERIEGQAAHRCVNKNSFEQQKRKFYHFVSKKSLDIDGLGPRIIDLLLEEGLVSSYDDIFTLEEGDITALPGFKERSAQNLVAAIRRARQTTLPRFLISLSIEQVGEETAYDLAEHFGSLERVSGASLEALEQVPGIGSVVAHSIYTWFRETGHKELLDRLLRYITIVKEKKLKGSTLSGKTFVLTGTLAQMTRDEAMQRIRAEGGEISSSVSKRTSYVVAGANPGSKYDTARTLGVPTLSEDEFVALLAA
- a CDS encoding prepilin-type N-terminal cleavage/methylation domain-containing protein encodes the protein MTHKNKQGFTLIELLVVIAIIGILSSVVLASLNSAREKARDARRISDVKQLQLALELYFDSNANYPTSTASLVSTYIAAIPTDPQSGSAYSYAALGSGSTCSSYHLGATLENTSHTALNADIDASAGTECTNGGTDFAGTDPIYDVKP
- a CDS encoding pilus assembly PilX N-terminal domain-containing protein; its protein translation is MIKKILQRNTGSCRDTTRDQDGFTLLLAVLIAGILLAIGLAIFNITIKGLLLSSSGRDSQFAFYAADTGAECALYWDQKQDSFATSSTASISCNRASIVDVGGLGYDVPSIFQFEVDGFCTIVSVTKKETHPRTKIESKGYNTSCGNTENPRRIERAIRVTY
- a CDS encoding prepilin peptidase, with translation MEILLSVFVFIFGAIIGSFLNVVILRHNTGTDLGGRSQCASCGKTLSSLELLPVLSFAIQRGRCRACGSLISWQYPLVEITTATLFFLIFSKGGPILEVFSMFLVSSLLVVILVYDLRHKIIPDRFVFSFIILAFLSLFIDFANYSLVLPTPSDASAGLLLAFPLWLLWHISSGKWIGLGDAKLFLGIGWLLGLEAGITVFVFSFWIGAAVSLFLLALLKFLRKRKLYFRMKPLTIKNEIPFAPFIIVSFFIVYFSHISIGNLLGLL
- a CDS encoding type II secretion system F family protein, giving the protein MLFTYQVIDQSGKTSSGSIDAINVDVAINSLQRRGLTITSIKPAGETGGILDKEITIFNPISNKDVVILSRQIATLFEAQVSALRVFRLLSAETPNKKLGEKLATVADDLQSGSTISNAFSKHQKIFSPFYVGMVRAGEETGKLDKTFTFLADYLDRSYEVGRKARNALIYPAFVITTFVAVMILMLTLVIPRLTAILLESGQDIPFYTKVVIGMSTFLVDYGAFLIILLLVGAFFVWRFLGTRRGKLSLAELQLSVPYVGDLYRTLFLSRIADNFSTMLTSGIQMVRAVEITASVVNNPLYEDLLSDINEKVKGGVQLSEALQEHEEFPGIFVQMVKVGEETGELGSILETLAKFYRREVDSAVDTLVNLIEPIMIVLLGLGVGFLLASVLIPIYNISAGI
- a CDS encoding prepilin-type N-terminal cleavage/methylation domain-containing protein, with amino-acid sequence MRRKTLQKNTEGKQRGFTLIETLVAISILLLSISAPLTIASRGLATAQFARDQVIAFYLAQDAVEYIRNLRDENSLSGLSWLNGLASTDGAAFTIDTIDGDMELCPVDGCPPLEYNAETGFYGYGDSGAQESYFVRSVSVEVIDTQEAVITITLSWSAGVFSRTFSITENIFDWQ
- a CDS encoding type II secretion system GspH family protein; this encodes MKEIRKQRGFTLIEIMVAVALFAVVMTISIGALLSLVEANRKAQALNSIKDNLNFALENMSRNMRAGTTYHCSTNTLVPSDLDSPEDCASGGVLVAFEKFDGDPADPGDQVVYRFVANRIEKSVDGGSTFIPITASEVVIEDMKFYVVGTTQGDTKQPRIVMTIQGSAGVSARTVTNFNLQSTISQRVLDL
- a CDS encoding PilT/PilU family type 4a pilus ATPase, translated to MEYASEIKNLIDTLMQEGGSDLHLSAENHPTIRVSGVLTPLTTRPVLTADDTLGLISVLINEEERERFLRDQEIDFSYDFEGKARLRCNGYFQRGAVSIALRLIPKEIRTLEELSLPPVLMDFAQREQGFFLVVGPVGQGKSTTLASLIELINTQRAEHIITIEDPVEYVFEQKKAMIDQREVRIDTKDFQTALRSSFRQDVDVIMIGEMRGPETMAAAVTAAETGHLVFSTLHTNNAAQTIDRIIDSFPPGQQEQIRIQLSVSLAGIFSQRLVPRISGGLIPAYELLINNKAVANLIRERRTHEINTVIETGAEEGMIDLNRSLAELVRRGEVSVENAYTRSLSPQILEKYL